A single genomic interval of Oceanithermus profundus DSM 14977 harbors:
- a CDS encoding TIGR00341 family protein gives MARHLLYVQTEASRMPSVLGVMEDQDVHPLVLRSSEDQIYLVVPVDTAEADQLLTLLKPVLGPDDWMALDTPAWTFPEPEAAEREEPTPAEELESDLDQAARLTPWFAFLTVASATIAFAGLVRDDPLLVLASMIIAPLMGPLMALGFGLLWRHRRLTLQAGLTAAAGAGLAWAAAWLLARAFLAAQPIEPGTQLVARSAPNLFDLALALVTGAVGAYSYIRGQGQTLVGVMVAIALLPPLVASGVFSAIGWPGPATGAFYLALVNAAALLFTAAVGYAVRFRLTVRRLWPLALLLGALALLLWWSSRAGFWTVHPV, from the coding sequence ATGGCGCGCCACCTGCTCTACGTGCAGACCGAGGCCTCGCGCATGCCCTCGGTGCTGGGGGTGATGGAGGACCAGGACGTGCACCCGCTGGTGCTGCGCTCGAGCGAGGACCAGATCTACCTGGTCGTGCCCGTCGACACCGCCGAGGCCGACCAGCTCCTCACCCTGCTCAAGCCGGTTCTCGGCCCCGACGACTGGATGGCGCTCGACACCCCGGCCTGGACCTTTCCCGAACCCGAAGCCGCCGAGCGCGAGGAGCCCACCCCCGCCGAGGAGCTGGAGAGCGACCTCGACCAGGCGGCGCGGCTGACCCCCTGGTTCGCCTTCCTCACCGTCGCCTCGGCCACGATCGCCTTCGCCGGCCTGGTGCGCGACGATCCGCTGCTGGTGCTGGCCAGCATGATCATCGCCCCGCTGATGGGGCCGCTGATGGCCCTGGGCTTCGGCCTGCTCTGGCGCCACCGCCGGCTCACGCTGCAGGCCGGCCTGACCGCCGCGGCCGGGGCGGGGCTCGCCTGGGCGGCGGCCTGGCTGCTGGCGCGCGCCTTCCTCGCCGCCCAGCCCATCGAGCCGGGCACGCAGCTGGTGGCCCGCAGCGCCCCCAACCTCTTCGACCTGGCGCTGGCGCTGGTCACCGGTGCGGTGGGGGCCTACTCCTACATCCGCGGGCAGGGGCAGACCCTGGTGGGCGTGATGGTGGCCATCGCGCTGCTGCCCCCGCTCGTCGCCTCCGGGGTGTTCAGCGCCATCGGCTGGCCCGGGCCCGCCACCGGCGCCTTCTACCTGGCGCTGGTGAACGCGGCCGCGCTGCTCTTCACCGCGGCCGTGGGGTACGCGGTGCGCTTCCGCCTCACCGTACGCCGCCTCTGGCCGCTGGCGTTGCTGCTGGGGGCGCTGGCGCTGCTCTTGTGGTGGTCTTCGCGCGCCGGCTTCTGGACGGTGCACCCGGTCTAG
- a CDS encoding pseudouridine synthase: MEERLDRVLAHLGLGTRKEVGKLIRAGAVRVDGAVVRDRGYKLDPEAARIEVRGEPVRYARHFYVLLHKPAGVLTATRSERETTVLDLLPDALWRDDLRPVGRLDRDTEGLLLLTNHGELLHRLTHPRWKVAKVYFAELASELPEDAARRFAEGVLDFAPAELEALGPRAARVTLYEGKHRQVRRMFAALGAPVAYLRRERFGPLELGGLEPGQARPLRAAEAAALLEAVGLA, encoded by the coding sequence ATGGAGGAGCGGCTCGACCGGGTGCTCGCCCACCTGGGCCTGGGCACCCGCAAGGAGGTGGGCAAACTCATCCGCGCCGGCGCGGTGCGGGTGGACGGCGCGGTGGTGCGCGACCGCGGCTACAAGCTCGACCCCGAGGCCGCGCGGATCGAGGTGCGCGGCGAACCCGTGCGCTACGCGCGCCACTTCTACGTGCTGCTCCACAAGCCCGCGGGGGTGCTCACGGCCACCCGCTCGGAGCGCGAGACGACCGTCCTCGACCTGCTCCCGGACGCGCTGTGGCGCGACGATCTCCGCCCCGTGGGCCGGCTCGACCGCGACACCGAGGGGCTTCTGCTGCTCACCAACCACGGCGAGCTGCTGCACCGCCTCACCCATCCCCGCTGGAAGGTGGCCAAGGTCTACTTCGCCGAACTGGCCTCCGAGCTGCCCGAGGACGCGGCGCGGCGCTTCGCCGAGGGGGTGCTGGACTTCGCCCCCGCCGAGCTGGAGGCGCTGGGCCCGCGCGCGGCGCGGGTGACCCTCTACGAGGGGAAGCACCGGCAGGTGCGGCGGATGTTCGCGGCGCTGGGCGCGCCGGTCGCCTACCTGCGGCGCGAGCGCTTCGGCCCGCTCGAGCTGGGCGGGCTCGAGCCCGGTCAGGCGCGGCCGCTGAGAGCGGCCGAGGCGGCCGCGCTGCTGGAGGCCGTGGGGCTCGCCTAA
- a CDS encoding nucleoside 2-deoxyribosyltransferase yields the protein MNPHARARRLAAGEAPVYVATRLYDPSGRYLGARLERGCVRGLRAGLNALGLEGREPLTFLPFRDSNSALQGVPADGFSRAIYDLDRDHIERGFALLAPLGDLQADSGVAFEVGYAAGVGTPAVLLWLNFFVLRYDGTEEVLTAPPLLGRLAARIENLGRFDLSLRFDGREDYLRRTAAALDEAEAAVAGLCRELVLRPHDPPPPSAAAPEAGRVHLEFGGGQFEVQRCWAARMRTELERAGFAVSVSRRYEGAGPLRERAAADLEAAAASELVVTLADGPDVDGETAALQGYVRGLGRKVLLYSSGRRRIYTGPEYDNRHNLMLLYSADRTVHRLDEVAPAVRALLG from the coding sequence ATGAACCCGCACGCGCGCGCGAGGCGGCTGGCCGCGGGCGAGGCGCCCGTCTACGTGGCCACCCGGCTCTACGATCCCTCGGGGCGCTATTTGGGGGCCCGGCTCGAGCGCGGCTGCGTGCGCGGCCTGCGCGCCGGGTTGAACGCGCTGGGGCTCGAGGGGCGCGAGCCCCTTACCTTCCTGCCCTTCCGCGACTCCAACAGCGCCCTCCAGGGCGTGCCCGCGGACGGGTTCAGCCGCGCCATCTACGACCTGGACCGCGACCACATCGAGCGTGGCTTCGCCCTGCTGGCCCCGCTCGGCGATCTCCAGGCCGACAGCGGCGTCGCCTTCGAGGTGGGCTACGCCGCCGGCGTGGGCACGCCCGCGGTGCTGCTCTGGCTCAACTTCTTCGTGCTGCGCTACGACGGCACCGAGGAGGTGCTGACCGCGCCACCGCTGCTCGGCCGGCTCGCCGCCCGAATCGAGAACCTGGGCCGTTTCGACCTGAGCCTGCGCTTCGACGGCCGCGAGGACTACCTGCGCCGGACGGCCGCCGCCCTCGACGAGGCCGAGGCCGCGGTGGCCGGCCTCTGCCGGGAGCTGGTGCTCCGCCCCCACGACCCGCCGCCCCCGTCCGCGGCGGCGCCCGAGGCCGGACGCGTGCACCTGGAGTTCGGGGGCGGCCAGTTCGAGGTGCAGCGTTGCTGGGCGGCGCGGATGCGAACCGAGCTGGAGCGCGCCGGGTTCGCGGTCTCGGTCTCGCGGCGCTACGAGGGCGCGGGCCCGCTGCGCGAGCGGGCCGCGGCCGACCTGGAGGCCGCCGCCGCCAGCGAGCTGGTGGTCACGCTCGCCGACGGGCCCGACGTGGACGGCGAGACCGCGGCGCTGCAGGGCTACGTCCGCGGCCTGGGGCGCAAGGTGCTGCTCTACTCGAGCGGCCGCCGCCGCATCTACACCGGCCCCGAGTACGACAACCGCCACAACCTGATGCTCCTCTACTCGGCCGACCGCACCGTGCACCGCCTCGACGAGGTGGCCCCCGCGGTGCGCGCGCTGTTGGGTTAG
- a CDS encoding DMT family transporter yields MNPGLWAAATTGVLIAIIGPVNAALQARLGTWGMVAVVHLLGLAVGVLGLLLFERGPAAVRLDGTLRFLMLAGVVLALAVLAWAFRAAPGEGIPAFAYLGGVLGALVVVGTIVAIQHLGVLAALVAIVSSQLIAAALIDQFGLFELPMIALTPTRALGLLLVLAGVFMVAREG; encoded by the coding sequence ATGAATCCGGGCCTCTGGGCCGCCGCGACCACGGGCGTGCTCATCGCGATCATCGGTCCCGTGAACGCGGCGCTGCAGGCGCGCCTGGGCACCTGGGGGATGGTCGCGGTGGTCCACCTCCTGGGCCTGGCCGTCGGGGTCCTGGGGCTGCTGCTCTTCGAGCGCGGCCCCGCGGCCGTGCGCCTCGACGGCACGCTGCGCTTCCTGATGCTTGCCGGGGTGGTGCTGGCGCTGGCCGTGCTGGCCTGGGCCTTCCGCGCCGCACCCGGCGAAGGGATCCCCGCCTTCGCCTACCTGGGCGGGGTCCTGGGGGCGCTCGTCGTCGTGGGCACGATCGTGGCCATCCAGCACCTGGGGGTGCTCGCCGCGCTGGTGGCCATCGTCTCCAGCCAGCTGATCGCCGCGGCCCTCATCGACCAGTTCGGCCTCTTCGAACTTCCCATGATCGCGCTGACGCCCACGCGGGCGCTGGGTCTGCTGCTGGTGCTGGCGGGGGTCTTCATGGTGGCCCGCGAAGGATGA
- a CDS encoding putative Ig domain-containing protein: protein MRLAGVLIAAALLLAACGTSEGGAGEPLRITVRSAPPAYIGERYEAKFPASGGVRPYRYELEGKLPQGLNFTNGRLSGIPREKGSFKVTVVVTDAALSSRSASFTLAVKDPPPPALRIKIPESETDAPFIAVFTLSERPASALRLRLTAKDLKPDLDSFKAAPELLYVLRYDAEKQTLDLDGAFTKTFKGGEVFRLKFEPTRKLRPRVQAQTQFFDAKGEPYTKSPPKRPADQGRYAFEDLRALAAAWGRKPAAQKGEPAPPAAGAPTKAEPSAPESAGGAGTAPEPGAETAPEGGAAPAPEAKAPPAGAEGEAAPKFDPDLNGDGAVNAADLELLRKDYAFNPGGRLTPPSVPKAPAPGAQPAPEDRPSENPTPPASNPGP, encoded by the coding sequence ATGCGTCTAGCGGGGGTCCTGATCGCGGCCGCGTTGCTGCTCGCCGCCTGCGGCACCAGCGAGGGCGGCGCCGGCGAGCCGCTGCGCATCACCGTGCGCTCGGCGCCCCCCGCGTACATCGGCGAGCGCTACGAGGCCAAGTTTCCCGCCTCGGGCGGCGTCCGCCCTTACCGCTACGAGCTCGAGGGCAAGCTGCCCCAGGGCCTGAACTTCACGAACGGCCGCCTCAGCGGCATCCCCCGCGAAAAGGGCAGCTTCAAGGTCACCGTGGTGGTCACCGACGCCGCCCTGTCCAGCCGCAGCGCCTCCTTCACGCTCGCGGTCAAGGACCCGCCCCCGCCCGCGCTCCGGATCAAGATTCCCGAGTCCGAGACCGACGCCCCCTTCATCGCCGTCTTCACCCTCAGCGAGCGGCCCGCCAGCGCCCTGCGCCTGCGCCTTACGGCCAAGGACCTGAAGCCCGACCTCGACAGCTTCAAGGCCGCGCCCGAGTTGCTCTACGTGCTGCGCTACGACGCCGAGAAGCAGACCCTCGACCTCGACGGCGCCTTCACCAAGACCTTCAAGGGCGGCGAGGTCTTCCGGCTCAAGTTCGAACCCACCCGCAAGCTGCGCCCGCGGGTGCAGGCCCAGACCCAGTTCTTCGACGCCAAGGGGGAGCCCTACACCAAGTCGCCGCCCAAGCGCCCCGCCGACCAGGGCCGCTACGCCTTCGAGGACCTGCGCGCGCTGGCGGCGGCCTGGGGCCGGAAGCCCGCGGCGCAGAAGGGCGAGCCCGCCCCGCCCGCCGCCGGCGCCCCCACCAAGGCGGAGCCGTCCGCCCCCGAGTCCGCCGGGGGCGCGGGGACGGCTCCGGAACCCGGTGCCGAAACCGCCCCGGAGGGCGGCGCGGCTCCCGCGCCCGAGGCCAAGGCGCCCCCCGCGGGCGCAGAGGGGGAGGCCGCGCCCAAGTTCGACCCCGACCTCAACGGCGACGGTGCGGTGAACGCCGCAGACCTGGAGCTGCTGCGCAAGGACTACGCCTTCAACCCCGGCGGCCGCCTCACCCCGCCCTCCGTACCCAAGGCCCCCGCGCCCGGCGCCCAGCCCGCGCCCGAGGACCGGCCTTCGGAAAACCCCACCCCGCCGGCTTCGAACCCCGGGCCCTGA
- a CDS encoding HAD-IIA family hydrolase produces MGIQGYLLDLDGTVYLGERLIPGADRAIAELRRRGRRIVFLSNKPLHSRADYAEKLTRLGVRASEDDVIHSSYVMARYLARERPGARVYAIGEPPLLAELEAAGLELSGDPERIEFVVAAFDRTCTWDKLNTAFQAIRRGARFVATNPDPTCPVEGGEIPDAAAVIAALEATTGKKVEAVVGKPSPHTVRAALERLELPADRVAMVGDRLGTDILMARRAGLVGILTLSGVTRPEELDWADVKPDYVIASLAELPDLDARLARD; encoded by the coding sequence ATGGGCATCCAGGGCTACCTCCTCGACCTCGACGGCACCGTCTACCTGGGCGAGCGGCTGATCCCGGGGGCCGACCGGGCCATCGCCGAGCTGCGCCGGCGGGGGCGGAGGATCGTCTTCCTCTCGAACAAGCCGCTGCACTCGCGCGCCGACTACGCCGAGAAGCTGACCCGGCTGGGCGTGCGGGCGAGCGAGGACGACGTGATCCACTCCTCCTACGTGATGGCGCGCTACCTGGCGCGCGAGCGGCCGGGGGCGCGCGTCTACGCCATCGGCGAGCCGCCGCTGCTCGCCGAGCTGGAGGCCGCGGGGCTCGAGCTTTCAGGCGACCCCGAACGCATCGAGTTCGTGGTGGCCGCCTTCGACCGCACCTGCACCTGGGACAAGCTCAACACCGCCTTCCAGGCCATCCGCCGGGGGGCGCGCTTCGTGGCCACCAACCCCGACCCCACCTGCCCGGTCGAGGGGGGCGAGATCCCCGACGCCGCAGCCGTGATCGCCGCGCTCGAGGCGACGACGGGGAAGAAGGTGGAGGCGGTGGTGGGCAAGCCCTCGCCCCACACCGTGCGGGCGGCGCTCGAGCGCCTGGAGCTGCCGGCCGACCGGGTAGCCATGGTGGGCGACCGCCTGGGCACGGACATCCTGATGGCCCGCCGCGCGGGGCTCGTGGGCATCCTCACCCTCAGCGGCGTCACCCGGCCCGAGGAGCTCGACTGGGCCGACGTGAAGCCGGATTACGTGATCGCGAGCCTGGCCGAGCTGCCGGATCTGGACGCGCGGCTCGCCCGGGACTAG
- a CDS encoding carbohydrate ABC transporter permease translates to MSRHARLSLLTHAALIALVVVLAFPVYYALVTSTLSFREAYQYPPRLLPGTEFLSNLHEAWVRANFGRLFFNSTVISLVVAFVKIVLSLLAAFAYTHFRFRGAGFLFALSMITQMLPLPVRILPTYELMDAFHWIDTYYALTVPFFASTTGILLFRQFFLTVPRELSDAARVDGAGPMRYFWQILVPLSRTNIAALFVIEFIFMWSQYLWPLIVTNSADMRVVQIGLKMLIASEQIAPEWNVIMAGTVIAMVPPLVVLIALRKSFAQGIAMQSEK, encoded by the coding sequence ATGAGCCGCCACGCCCGCCTGAGCCTGCTCACCCACGCCGCGCTGATCGCGCTGGTGGTCGTGCTCGCCTTTCCGGTCTACTACGCGCTGGTCACGAGCACCCTCAGCTTCCGCGAGGCCTACCAGTACCCGCCGCGGCTGCTGCCCGGCACCGAGTTCCTGAGCAACCTGCACGAAGCCTGGGTGCGCGCCAACTTCGGCCGGCTCTTCTTCAACAGCACCGTGATCTCGTTGGTGGTGGCCTTCGTGAAGATCGTGCTCTCGCTGCTGGCCGCCTTCGCCTACACCCACTTCCGCTTCCGCGGCGCGGGCTTCCTCTTCGCGCTCAGCATGATCACCCAGATGCTGCCGCTGCCCGTGCGCATCCTGCCCACCTACGAGCTGATGGACGCCTTCCACTGGATCGACACCTACTACGCCCTCACCGTGCCCTTCTTCGCCAGCACCACCGGCATCCTGCTCTTCCGCCAGTTCTTCCTCACCGTCCCGCGCGAGCTCTCCGACGCCGCGCGGGTGGACGGCGCCGGGCCGATGCGCTACTTCTGGCAGATCCTGGTGCCGCTTTCCCGCACCAACATCGCCGCCTTATTCGTGATCGAGTTCATCTTCATGTGGAGCCAGTACCTCTGGCCGCTGATCGTGACCAACTCGGCCGACATGCGGGTGGTCCAGATCGGGCTGAAGATGCTGATCGCCAGCGAGCAGATCGCCCCGGAGTGGAACGTGATCATGGCCGGAACGGTGATCGCCATGGTGCCGCCCTTGGTGGTGCTGATCGCGCTGCGCAAGAGCTTCGCCCAGGGCATCGCCATGCAGTCGGAGAAATAG
- a CDS encoding carbohydrate ABC transporter permease: MIEERFPGHPYLPYLLVLPSLAVIVVFLIYPFAQSVWGSFFITSFFGDKKLFVGLENYLELFRSPDYLQSVVVTLYFSAFVVVLGLAASLGIALLLNQRIGGLGIYQIALVWTYSISPAVAGVIWALLFAPATGLIPWLVGLVAPGYTLNWMTNGSLALLVVSLAATWKMLGYNIVFFLAGLQNIPEELIDAARVDGAGPWLSFRYITLPMLSPTTTFLLFMNMLYAFFQVFGLIDIMTQGGPGDATNLLVYNLYRDAFIHLNSGRANAQSVIIFVVIAVAAMVQLRAATKKAVYAR; the protein is encoded by the coding sequence ATGATCGAGGAACGCTTTCCCGGTCACCCCTACCTGCCCTACCTGCTCGTCCTCCCCTCGCTCGCGGTCATCGTCGTCTTCCTGATCTACCCCTTCGCCCAGAGCGTTTGGGGCTCGTTCTTCATCACCTCGTTCTTCGGCGACAAGAAGCTGTTCGTGGGGCTCGAGAACTACCTCGAGCTCTTCCGTTCCCCCGACTACCTGCAAAGCGTGGTGGTGACCCTCTACTTCTCGGCCTTCGTGGTCGTCCTGGGCCTCGCGGCTTCCTTGGGCATCGCGCTGCTGCTCAACCAGCGCATCGGCGGTCTGGGCATCTACCAGATCGCCCTGGTCTGGACCTACTCGATCTCGCCCGCGGTGGCGGGGGTCATCTGGGCGCTCCTCTTCGCCCCGGCCACGGGGCTGATTCCCTGGCTCGTGGGGCTGGTGGCGCCCGGCTACACCCTCAACTGGATGACCAACGGCAGCCTGGCCCTGCTGGTGGTCTCGCTCGCGGCCACCTGGAAGATGCTCGGCTACAACATCGTCTTCTTCCTCGCCGGACTGCAGAACATCCCCGAAGAGCTCATCGACGCCGCGCGGGTGGACGGCGCCGGCCCCTGGCTCAGCTTCCGCTACATCACCCTGCCGATGTTGAGCCCCACGACGACCTTTCTGCTCTTCATGAACATGCTCTACGCCTTCTTCCAGGTCTTCGGGCTGATCGACATCATGACCCAGGGCGGCCCCGGCGACGCCACCAACCTGCTCGTTTACAACCTCTACCGCGACGCCTTCATCCACCTGAATTCGGGCCGCGCCAACGCCCAGTCGGTGATTATCTTTGTCGTCATCGCCGTCGCCGCCATGGTGCAGCTGCGCGCCGCCACCAAGAAGGCGGTCTACGCCCGCTAG
- a CDS encoding ABC transporter substrate-binding protein, whose product MKQGMRFGLAALLALSLFGTALAKKVEITWWHAMSGSRLKVVEAIVDEFNATHPDIQLNALYTGKYAETLTKYVAAYRTGTAPNLVQVYEVGTQTMLDSGAIVPVYKIPGMLGEEWDWAQYVIPITNYYSTDGNLWSMPFNSSTAMLYYNKDLFKKAGLDPNKPPRTWKEVEEYGKKLVESGVVDHALSFGWPGWVFEQMFAYHNQLFADHENGRKGRAEKVLFNGPFGQMVLETWTRLAKEKVFLYGGPEYSANTAFVGGQIAMLIQSTSSLAGITKGADFQVGTTFLPRFEGYPRGNSVIGGGSLWVTKGQSKEELAAVWEFLKFLAREDVAVQWHKGTGYFPTVNNAVQALLNEGWFSKDQNYLTAFLQILSGRRDTPAATGVRLGPFVQIRELERAAIEKAVSGKLTPKQALDEAAAKANQLLAQYNKLH is encoded by the coding sequence ATGAAACAAGGCATGCGATTCGGCCTGGCGGCCCTGCTGGCGCTTTCGCTCTTCGGCACGGCCCTGGCCAAGAAGGTGGAGATCACCTGGTGGCACGCGATGAGCGGCTCGCGGCTGAAGGTGGTCGAGGCGATCGTCGACGAATTCAACGCCACCCATCCGGACATTCAGCTGAACGCCCTCTACACCGGCAAGTACGCCGAGACCCTGACCAAGTACGTGGCCGCCTACCGCACCGGCACCGCGCCCAACCTCGTCCAGGTCTACGAGGTGGGCACGCAGACGATGCTCGACAGCGGCGCGATCGTGCCCGTGTACAAGATTCCGGGCATGCTCGGCGAGGAGTGGGACTGGGCCCAGTACGTGATCCCGATCACCAACTACTACTCCACCGACGGCAACCTCTGGTCCATGCCCTTCAACTCCTCCACCGCGATGCTCTACTACAACAAGGACCTCTTCAAGAAGGCGGGGCTTGACCCCAACAAGCCCCCGCGGACCTGGAAGGAGGTCGAGGAGTACGGCAAGAAGCTGGTGGAGAGCGGCGTGGTGGACCACGCGCTCTCGTTCGGCTGGCCCGGCTGGGTCTTCGAGCAGATGTTCGCCTACCACAACCAGCTCTTCGCCGACCACGAGAACGGCCGCAAGGGGCGCGCCGAGAAGGTGCTCTTCAACGGGCCCTTCGGGCAGATGGTGCTCGAGACCTGGACCCGGCTGGCGAAGGAAAAGGTCTTCCTCTACGGCGGGCCCGAGTACTCGGCCAACACCGCCTTCGTGGGCGGCCAGATCGCCATGCTGATCCAGTCGACCTCGTCGCTGGCGGGCATCACCAAGGGCGCCGACTTCCAGGTGGGCACCACCTTCCTGCCCCGCTTCGAGGGCTACCCGCGCGGCAACTCGGTGATCGGCGGCGGCAGCCTCTGGGTCACCAAGGGGCAGAGCAAGGAGGAGCTGGCGGCGGTCTGGGAGTTCCTCAAGTTCCTGGCCCGCGAGGACGTGGCCGTGCAGTGGCACAAGGGCACGGGCTACTTCCCCACCGTGAACAACGCGGTGCAGGCGCTCCTCAATGAGGGCTGGTTCAGCAAGGACCAGAACTACCTCACCGCCTTCCTGCAGATCCTCTCGGGCCGCCGCGACACCCCGGCGGCCACCGGCGTGCGCCTGGGGCCCTTCGTGCAGATCCGCGAGCTCGAGCGGGCGGCCATCGAGAAGGCCGTCTCCGGCAAGCTGACCCCCAAGCAGGCCCTCGACGAAGCCGCGGCCAAGGCCAACCAGCTGCTGGCGCAGTACAACAAGCTGCACTAG
- a CDS encoding DeoR/GlpR family DNA-binding transcription regulator, with translation MNRKRKRVSPLTEQRRRLILERVRAWGEVRTSELAGLFGVSAMTIRNDLNALSEAGALKRTHGGAVSNEPIAREPSYKDKETQRSAEKARIGRAAAAELEEGAVVFVGNGTTTMQLVRHLPRFERLAVFTNALNHAGALLERPGVSVYVVGGYLRGVSYGMVGGLARRALEGVFFDAAFVGVNGVSLEHGFTLPSLEEAEVMAEVVRRARRTLVLADHSKFGVVTHARVADLGGVDAVITDRPPPAEFVSAFGELDVRLTVAEGGESEGEGTWLEDTA, from the coding sequence ATGAACCGCAAACGGAAGCGGGTCTCCCCGCTCACCGAGCAGCGCCGGCGCCTGATCCTGGAGCGGGTGCGGGCGTGGGGTGAGGTGCGCACCTCGGAGCTCGCGGGGCTGTTCGGCGTCTCGGCGATGACGATCCGCAACGACCTGAACGCCCTCAGCGAGGCCGGGGCGCTCAAGCGCACCCACGGCGGCGCCGTCTCCAACGAACCGATCGCCCGCGAGCCCTCGTACAAAGACAAGGAAACGCAACGCAGCGCCGAGAAGGCGCGGATCGGCCGGGCGGCCGCGGCGGAGCTGGAGGAGGGCGCGGTGGTCTTCGTCGGCAACGGGACGACGACGATGCAGCTCGTGCGCCACCTGCCCCGCTTCGAGCGGCTGGCCGTCTTCACCAACGCCCTCAACCACGCGGGGGCGCTGCTGGAACGCCCGGGGGTGAGCGTCTACGTGGTGGGGGGGTACCTGCGCGGCGTCTCCTACGGCATGGTGGGCGGCCTGGCGCGGCGGGCGCTCGAGGGCGTCTTCTTCGACGCCGCCTTCGTGGGGGTGAACGGCGTCTCGCTCGAGCACGGCTTCACTCTGCCCTCGCTGGAGGAGGCCGAGGTGATGGCCGAGGTGGTGCGCCGCGCCCGCCGCACCTTGGTGCTGGCCGACCACAGCAAGTTCGGCGTCGTCACCCACGCGCGCGTCGCCGACCTGGGCGGCGTGGACGCGGTGATCACCGACCGGCCGCCGCCCGCCGAGTTCGTGAGCGCGTTCGGCGAGCTGGACGTGCGCCTCACGGTAGCGGAAGGGGGTGAGAGCGAAGGCGAAGGAACGTGGCTCGAGGACACGGCCTGA
- a CDS encoding HepT-like ribonuclease domain-containing protein, which translates to MSRRDPRLFLAGILEAIEKVERYTRGLAREELWNDDLVAGAVVRNPEIVGEAARHVPEGLRAAHPEIDRRRVVGLGNVVGHERFAVDLDVVHGHLPQLKRAARAMLEAGPQSRPLRLRRASGR; encoded by the coding sequence GTGTCCAGGCGGGACCCCCGGCTCTTCCTCGCCGGCATCCTCGAGGCCATCGAAAAGGTCGAGCGCTACACGCGCGGCCTTGCCCGCGAGGAGTTGTGGAACGACGACCTCGTGGCCGGCGCGGTGGTGCGCAACCCGGAAATCGTCGGCGAGGCCGCCCGTCACGTTCCCGAGGGCCTGCGCGCGGCCCACCCCGAGATCGACCGGCGGCGGGTGGTGGGGCTAGGTAACGTCGTGGGGCACGAACGCTTCGCCGTCGACCTGGACGTGGTCCATGGGCACCTTCCCCAGCTGAAACGGGCGGCGCGGGCCATGCTCGAAGCCGGCCCGCAGAGCCGGCCCCTGCGGCTCAGGCGCGCGAGCGGTAGATGA